The following coding sequences are from one Paenibacillus sp. JDR-2 window:
- the parE gene encoding DNA topoisomerase IV subunit B, translating into MAEQVDLFAKTAAPERNYEADDIQVLEGLTAVRKRPGMYIGSTSSSGLHHLVWEIVDNAVDEHLAKFCTAIDVTLHKNGAVTVQDNGRGIPTGMHKTGIPTPQVVYTILHAGGKFGGGGYKKSGGLHGVGASVTNALSEWLEVEIFRDGKIHKMRFEYWVDNKGKEHVGEPVTGLEITGNTNRTGTKVTFKPDGRVFQGGTSLNYDTLAERLQEIAFLNSGLKVTIKDDRSGKEDIFHYEGGARQFVQYLNDDKTVLHDVVHFAGEKDEIEVEVALQYNDGYTETIASFVNSIPTRGGGTHETGFKTAYTRVMNEYARKAGLLKEKEKNLEGNDLREGMMSVINIKMSEVEFVGQTKDQLGSASARSAVDAVVSDKMQVFLEENPQVAQMLLKKAVQASKAREAARKAREEIRSGKKKSESSNLNGKLTPAQSKDFSRNELFIVEGDSAGGSAKQGRDSKHQAILPLKGKPMNPEKAKLLDILKNEEYKAIISAIGAGVGPEFDAEECNYNKIIIMTDADTDGAHIQVLLLTFFYRYMKPLIDTGRVYIAQPPLYKITRKSGKLETVRYAWTDEQLQNYLKEFGKNFELQRYKGLGEMNPDQLWETTMDPETRTLLQVQIEDAAKAERRVSALMGDKVDPRKRWIIENVDFTEYVE; encoded by the coding sequence ATCATCTGGTCTGGGAAATCGTCGATAATGCCGTGGACGAGCATTTGGCGAAATTTTGTACGGCGATTGACGTCACGCTGCACAAGAATGGCGCGGTTACCGTACAGGATAACGGGCGCGGCATTCCGACAGGGATGCATAAGACAGGAATTCCAACACCGCAGGTCGTTTACACCATCTTGCACGCGGGAGGCAAGTTCGGCGGCGGAGGATACAAGAAATCCGGCGGTCTGCACGGCGTAGGCGCTTCGGTGACAAACGCATTATCCGAGTGGCTAGAAGTGGAAATTTTCCGTGACGGGAAAATACATAAGATGCGCTTCGAATACTGGGTAGACAATAAAGGCAAGGAGCATGTCGGCGAGCCGGTAACAGGCCTTGAGATTACGGGGAACACGAACCGGACGGGCACCAAAGTAACGTTCAAGCCGGACGGCCGTGTCTTCCAGGGCGGTACCTCGCTGAACTACGATACGCTGGCCGAGCGCCTGCAGGAAATTGCATTCCTGAACTCGGGGCTTAAGGTTACGATCAAGGATGACCGCAGCGGCAAAGAGGATATTTTCCACTACGAAGGCGGCGCACGCCAGTTCGTGCAATATTTGAACGACGACAAGACCGTCCTGCATGATGTCGTCCATTTCGCGGGAGAGAAAGACGAGATTGAAGTGGAGGTTGCCCTTCAGTACAATGACGGATATACCGAGACGATCGCTTCCTTCGTGAACTCGATCCCGACACGCGGCGGCGGCACGCATGAGACCGGTTTCAAAACCGCTTATACGCGGGTTATGAACGAATACGCCCGCAAAGCTGGTCTCCTGAAGGAGAAGGAAAAGAATCTCGAAGGCAATGACCTGCGCGAAGGCATGATGTCGGTCATTAACATCAAGATGTCCGAGGTCGAATTCGTCGGCCAGACGAAGGACCAGTTAGGCAGCGCATCGGCCCGCAGCGCGGTAGACGCCGTAGTGTCCGACAAAATGCAGGTGTTCCTGGAAGAGAATCCGCAAGTTGCTCAGATGCTTCTGAAGAAGGCTGTTCAAGCCTCCAAGGCAAGGGAAGCGGCGCGTAAAGCGCGCGAAGAGATCCGAAGCGGCAAGAAGAAGAGCGAAAGCTCCAATCTGAACGGCAAGCTGACGCCGGCGCAGTCGAAGGATTTCTCGCGCAATGAGCTGTTTATCGTCGAAGGGGATTCCGCGGGCGGTTCTGCGAAGCAAGGCCGGGATTCGAAGCATCAGGCAATTCTGCCGCTGAAAGGCAAGCCGATGAATCCGGAAAAGGCGAAATTGCTGGATATTCTGAAGAACGAGGAATACAAAGCGATTATAAGCGCCATTGGAGCGGGCGTTGGTCCGGAGTTTGACGCGGAAGAATGCAATTACAACAAAATCATTATAATGACCGACGCGGATACGGACGGCGCGCACATTCAGGTGCTGCTGCTGACGTTCTTCTACCGGTACATGAAGCCGCTGATCGACACCGGGCGTGTCTATATCGCTCAGCCGCCTTTATACAAAATTACGCGCAAATCCGGCAAGCTGGAGACGGTCCGGTATGCCTGGACGGATGAGCAACTGCAAAATTATCTGAAGGAATTCGGCAAGAACTTTGAGCTTCAGCGTTACAAAGGACTTGGCGAGATGAACCCTGACCAGCTGTGGGAGACCACGATGGATCCGGAGACGCGGACGCTTCTGCAGGTGCAGATCGAGGATGCGGCAAAAGCAGAACGCCGCGTGTCCGCGCTGATGGGCGATAAGGTTGACCCGCGTAAGCGTTGGATTATCGAGAACGTGGACTTCACAGAATACGTAGAATAG